One genomic segment of Nocardia spumae includes these proteins:
- a CDS encoding DUF3558 family protein, whose amino-acid sequence MTAGCGSTTEGTAAPASSDAAAGLWDPCTQIPDSALSAAQVDPSTKESGVAGVEQSGWKICGWKGRRYDVTVYSTHRSASEIANKDGNTNQQPVTIAGRAGTQFAAGFRTGCDVVFAAQQGAAQIQILGRIDDDYPVDPCPTLANVGNSIVPVLPK is encoded by the coding sequence GTGACGGCGGGGTGCGGTTCGACTACGGAGGGGACAGCGGCGCCCGCGAGCAGTGATGCGGCAGCGGGGCTGTGGGACCCGTGCACGCAGATTCCGGATTCGGCATTGAGTGCTGCGCAGGTGGACCCGAGTACGAAGGAGTCGGGTGTGGCGGGTGTCGAGCAATCCGGCTGGAAGATCTGCGGCTGGAAAGGGCGCCGTTACGACGTGACTGTGTACTCGACACACCGATCGGCATCGGAAATTGCGAACAAGGACGGCAATACCAACCAGCAGCCCGTCACTATTGCCGGTCGCGCGGGCACTCAATTTGCGGCAGGTTTCCGGACAGGGTGCGATGTGGTCTTCGCAGCCCAGCAGGGTGCAGCACAGATACAAATTCTTGGCCGGATCGATGACGACTACCCGGTTGATCCTTGCCCGACACTTGCGAATGTCGGCAACTCGATCGTTCCAGTACTTCCAAAGTGA
- a CDS encoding peptide MFS transporter — MSTVEPAPGEQASAHPATRTIFGHPIGLVNLFGVELWERFSFYGMLTILGYYLYYSVTDGGLGLEKSTATGIVGAYGGLVYLSTVLGGWLADRVLGMERTVFYGGVVVMVGHIALAILPGLTGVGVGLVLVALGSGALKANASSLLGTLYDKGDARADGGFTLFYLGVNLGAFIGPLITGLLQTHLGFHYGFGAAAIGMALGLTQYVIFRRNLGTHGREVPNPLPLGQIGKVIGFVLVVAVVTVVAIWTGLVRLSNLSWVTTGVITVVSIVYFGLMLTSPKVVAVERVRVRAFIPLFIANAVFWSLFQQIFTVLAVYSDERMNWTLFGWTAPSSWIGSEEPVWVIVLSPLFAIMWTKLGTRAPTTPRKFAYGVMGMGASFLLFVPLAGFGDRTVPALLVFVILAGFAVSELLLSPIGLAVTTQLAPEAFRAQMMALYFFSVGIGTSMSGVLSDFYDTSHEVAYFGITGLVAIAVGIVVYFLAPQVSRLMEGVH, encoded by the coding sequence ATGAGCACGGTGGAACCCGCCCCGGGGGAGCAGGCGTCAGCACACCCCGCGACGCGCACGATATTCGGCCATCCCATCGGACTGGTCAATTTGTTCGGAGTGGAGCTGTGGGAACGGTTTTCGTTCTACGGCATGCTCACCATCCTCGGGTACTACCTGTACTACTCGGTGACCGACGGCGGGCTCGGACTGGAGAAGTCCACCGCCACCGGGATCGTCGGCGCGTACGGCGGCCTGGTGTATCTGTCCACCGTGCTCGGCGGCTGGCTGGCCGACCGGGTGCTCGGCATGGAGCGCACCGTCTTCTACGGCGGTGTGGTGGTGATGGTGGGGCATATAGCCCTCGCGATACTGCCCGGATTGACCGGTGTCGGAGTGGGTTTGGTGCTGGTGGCGCTCGGGTCCGGCGCGTTGAAGGCCAATGCCTCCTCACTTCTGGGCACGCTCTACGACAAGGGTGACGCCCGCGCCGACGGTGGTTTCACGCTGTTCTATCTGGGCGTCAATCTGGGTGCGTTCATCGGCCCCCTGATCACCGGACTGCTGCAGACCCATCTCGGCTTCCACTACGGATTCGGTGCGGCGGCCATCGGTATGGCGCTCGGGCTGACCCAATACGTGATCTTCCGCCGCAATCTGGGTACCCACGGCCGGGAAGTGCCGAATCCGTTGCCGCTCGGCCAGATCGGCAAGGTGATCGGGTTCGTGCTGGTAGTCGCGGTGGTGACCGTGGTCGCGATCTGGACCGGACTGGTGCGGCTGTCGAATCTGTCGTGGGTTACGACCGGTGTGATCACGGTCGTATCGATAGTCTATTTCGGGTTGATGTTGACCAGTCCGAAAGTGGTTGCGGTGGAACGTGTCCGAGTGCGGGCCTTCATACCGTTGTTCATCGCCAACGCCGTGTTCTGGTCACTGTTCCAGCAGATCTTCACGGTGCTGGCCGTGTACTCCGACGAGCGAATGAACTGGACCCTGTTCGGCTGGACCGCGCCGTCGAGCTGGATCGGCTCCGAGGAACCCGTCTGGGTGATCGTGCTCTCGCCCCTGTTCGCGATCATGTGGACCAAACTGGGTACCAGAGCACCCACCACGCCCCGAAAGTTCGCCTACGGCGTCATGGGCATGGGCGCATCGTTCCTGCTGTTCGTTCCGCTGGCCGGATTCGGCGACCGGACCGTGCCCGCGCTGCTGGTATTCGTCATCCTCGCCGGCTTCGCCGTCTCCGAGCTGCTGCTGTCCCCGATCGGGCTCGCGGTTACCACTCAGCTCGCCCCGGAAGCCTTCCGCGCCCAGATGATGGCCCTGTACTTTTTCTCCGTCGGCATCGGGACCTCGATGTCCGGCGTCCTGTCCGACTTCTACGACACCAGCCATGAAGTCGCCTACTTCGGCATCACCGGCCTGGTGGCGATCGCGGTCGGAATCGTCGTGTACTTCCTGGCCCCGCAGGTCAGCCGCCTGATGGAAGGCGTCCACTGA